ACTTTGTGTGGTTCATCTTGTTCCTCATAATGACCTACAGCAGTTAAATGAAGATCTAGGGAACGGACAGTTTCTTCTTTCTCAATTGAACCTTCTTCGTCAAATTGTTGAATAAGGGTTTTGATATAAGAAGTATCTAAGAATTCTGTAATAACATCCTTAAATCGGTCTGGATAATCAGTAAACAATCCTGTAACTCCTCATTCTAGCGCTGTTTCCATAGTTTCTTTATCGTTAACCGTATAAGGATGAATATGCAAGCCATAATCTCTGACAGTCTCAACATATTCATCATTAATGTTATTAAAGTTAGGTCCCACCCCTGTAGCATACTCCATTATCTCTTTAAGTTCATCTTCTTTCTCTTCATCTAGAGCTGGATCACCAAGTAACTGAACGAGTGGCAAAGTCGGATCCATAGACGTAAGCCGCTCCACCGCTTAACTTCCAGATCAACCACGTATCAGATAACAAGCCCCATTCTCTGTTATTCCCCGTGCACCTTCAACATGATCAAGCATCAATTTTACTATTGTTCTTAAAAAATAAGCAAAGGCCCTGTTTTCTGTCTTAACGTTCCATTGAGTTCATCTTCCTTTAGCTGATCAATGATCGGTGCCGTTTGCCGGGATTACCACCCGAGGGCATTATACATCGGCCGAACTGTATGTTTATCCCAAATCACCGTTGTTTCCCGATGATTCATAATCCCGAGGTCTGTAAAAAGGGCAGCGATAACCGCGGATATCGAATGACAAATTGGAAGGAATCATTGACTAACCTCAACTTCGTGTACAGGGTTACGATGCATACCATCTGCCGTGACATGTATTTGCACATAGTAAGTTGATGCCGCTGCAAAATTATAATTAGCTGTATATATACCGTTTTCCTCGTGTTCAGCATGAATTGTATCTCCCCTGTTTACATCCTCTTCAACAGGCCAAACTTCAAAGAATATAACGTCCGCATTTTCGATTGGTACTCCTTCCAAAGAGACTTCTGCTTGCAAAGACTCCTCCCCAACAGTTGCCTTTGTGTCATTTATTAACTCAATATCTATAGTGGATTCCCCAGATGTTCTTTCGGTTGTTGTTTCCATCTCTGCGCTTAACATCATACCCACGTATGCAATCAACACAAATAAAACGATATGGGCCGGGGCATACGTAACAGATTCCATCTTACCAACACTAAAAATAAATGAGGCAAGAATTGTCCCTGCTGTTACAAGCAGTAAAAAAGTTGGGAAGCTCATCTTCCAGGTCACAACTTTCCCTACTGAAAATTCCGATGTAATCATTTGCATTGCGTACTCCGACATATTCGTAAATTCCAATGTTTCTAATACGTCATGCGGAGGTTGATGCTCAGCCATCACCGCTGTCACAATGAAAACAAAAGTGAGTACAGCACTCTCCATTTTCAGCGAAAAGCGCGGTGTCCTTTTTGCTCCCTTACCCAGTCTTTTTTTCATGATAAAGCCGTGAGCAAAACCATAAAAAACGAGCGGAATAAACAACAAATGCTTGAGTAATTGCCACTGCCCGTAAGGAAGTAACCAGCTATTCGTATATTCCGGGGTAATCAAAGTGAGCATGCCCAGACCACTTGCAAATAACAGTAACACCATCGTAATGGCAAATGGGGTGAACCAATCAAAAAAACGAACCCACCGATCTTCGCCGGTGGAGAAAAACCCAACAACAAGCAGTACCCCTGTCCAAGCCATAGCTGTAGCCATATGAATCCCATCAAAGAGATAACCCTGATT
The Salicibibacter kimchii DNA segment above includes these coding regions:
- a CDS encoding FIMAH domain-containing protein, producing the protein MFTDYPDRFKDVITEFLDTSYIKTLIQQFDEEGSIEKEETVRSLDLHLTAVGHYEEQDEPHKVVNHVEGFKDLLDYQHSNEWIIDEVFDSLVLQADLLMEKWQ
- a CDS encoding glycerophosphodiester phosphodiesterase family protein, which gives rise to MERLTSMDPTLPLVQLLGDPALDEEKEDELKEIMEYATGVGPNFNNINDEYVETVRDYGLHIHPYTVNDKETMETALE
- a CDS encoding CopD family protein; the protein is MVIIADVALFLALAIFVGIHILETIPGDKRPKLHVPSFLIPVLTIALIVFSFIPFGLVAEQTANISQNPLLTALGSVLFEFNIGQGFIAFVLLLAVTLIARSTLKEKRRCFLLIPIMGMILASAWSSHPASLSNQGYLFDGIHMATAMAWTGVLLVVGFFSTGEDRWVRFFDWFTPFAITMVLLLFASGLGMLTLITPEYTNSWLLPYGQWQLLKHLLFIPLVFYGFAHGFIMKKRLGKGAKRTPRFSLKMESAVLTFVFIVTAVMAEHQPPHDVLETLEFTNMSEYAMQMITSEFSVGKVVTWKMSFPTFLLLVTAGTILASFIFSVGKMESVTYAPAHIVLFVLIAYVGMMLSAEMETTTERTSGESTIDIELINDTKATVGEESLQAEVSLEGVPIENADVIFFEVWPVEEDVNRGDTIHAEHEENGIYTANYNFAAASTYYVQIHVTADGMHRNPVHEVEVSQ